One window from the genome of Plasmodium relictum strain SGS1 genome assembly, chromosome: 12 encodes:
- the CITH gene encoding trailer hitch homolog, putative, whose product MSSVSTLPYIGSKISLISNSEIRYEGILYTINTHESTVALQNVRSFGTEGRRQPDIPPSNEIYDFIIFRGKDIKDVTVSEPAKNIPDDPAIVSMNIAPSSKNNLTDNINYNSNVNINKSLKVSSNIIPSNDRNLNLNNRRFFNRQHYNFYYNNNRNFNNFKFKNFRNYERTPYVIGELESQPNPALKSKFSPDFDFSTNNLKFDKNNILDEKNKDSLSLNNNLQVGGYDKNASFFDNISCETLDKKQGKDEKVDREKLRMLDVDTFGIAAAHYRSNMHNRNKNRNKIRNNRNNKMLNNFNYNYYNRNQNPFNRYAAY is encoded by the coding sequence atgtcatCTGTATCTACTTTGCCATATATAGGAAgtaaaatttctttaatttctAATTCCGAAATTAGATATGAAGGAATTCTCTATACAATAAACACTCATGAATCCACAGTGGCATTACAAAATGTTAGATCATTTGGGACAGAAGGAAGAAGGCAACCAGATATCCCTCCTTCAAATGAAATTTatgattttataatttttagaGGAAAGGATATAAAAGATGTAACAGTTAGCGAACCTGCAAAAAATATACCAGATGATCCAGCAATAGTATCAATGAATATTGCTCCATCATCTAAAAATAATCTAactgataatataaattataatagcaatgtaaatataaataagtcATTAAAAGTTTCAAGTAATATTATACCATCTAATGAtagaaatttaaatttaaataatagaaGGTTTTTTAATCGTCagcattataatttttattataataataatagaaactttaataattttaaatttaagaaTTTCAGAAATTATGAAAGAACCCCATACGTTATTGGAGAATTAGAGTCACAACCAAATCCAGcattaaaaagtaaatttagCCCAGATTTTGATTTTAGCACTAATAACTTAAAGTTTGataaaaacaatatattagatgaaaaaaataaagattccTTATCACTAAATAATAACCTCCAAGTGGGGGGTTACGACAAAAACGCAAGTTTCTTTGATAACATTAGTTGTGAGACATTAGACAAAAAGCAAGGAAAAGATGAAAAAGTTGATAGAGAAAAATTAAGGATGCTTGATGTGGATACTTTTGGAATAGCTGCAGCTCATTATAGGTCAAATATGCATAATAGAAATAAGAATAGAAATAAGATAAGAAATAACAGAAACAATAAAATGCTGAATAATTtcaattataattattataatagaaATCAAAATCCTTTTAATAGATATGCtgcatattaa
- a CDS encoding mediator complex subunit 31, putative: MENKTTDEINEEENKKLLILHKNFKESSFENRLRFECELEFVQSLSNIEYIKYLYENKYFDDKKFLNYLKYLNYWRSKPYIFYIHFPICLYVLEILNDNKVHEYFRNSTSFNNFIYYLKLHWLYFSYQT, from the coding sequence atggaaaataaaactactgatgaaataaatgaagaagaaaataaaaaattattaattttacataaaaattttaaagaaagcTCATTTGAAAATAGATTAAGATTTGAGTGTGAATTAGAATTTGTACAATCATTAAGCAAtatagaatatataaaatatttatatgaaaataaatactttgatgataaaaaattcttaaattatttaaaatatttaaattattggaGAAGTAAgccatatatattttacattcATTTCCCGATATGTTTATATGttttagaaattttaaaCGATAACAAAGTACATGAATATTTTAGGAATTCCACTTCATTtaacaattttatttattatttaaaattacattGGTTGTATTTCAGTTATCaaacttaa